The Saccharothrix variisporea genome has a segment encoding these proteins:
- the pabB gene encoding aminodeoxychorismate synthase component I — protein MRTLLIDNYDSFTFNLFQYLARVNGREPVVITNDDPAFRLSDLRRFDNVVISPGPGRPQNRADFGLCRAVVEHGDLPLLGVCLGHQGLCLAHGATVELVTPRHGVVDLVRHTGVDLFAGLPSPLPVVRYHSLAVTDLPPELEPIAWSDSEDVLMGVRHRSRPMWGVQFHPESVCTAHGHDLLANFRDLTGGSSAATPEPLFVPESAPVTHEVLVRRLDVHPSPEAVFQALYGASPDAFWLDSSLAGERGRFSVMGDASGPLARVATYDVWTGRVRVGDAEFTGPFLSWLEDDLAAWRVAQPDVPFDFALGWVGYLGYELKAECGGEAAHRSEQPDAAFVFADRAVVFDHAERRTYLLALSDEDGWLDRTAAFLTGFVEPPRATPVPARAESVQLRHGRSHYLKLVDACQEAITAGETYEVCLTNTVTWRGAVDPWDAYRFLRAESPAPFGALLRFGALSVLSTSPERFIRVDRTGVVESEPIKGTRPRGATPAQDEALRTALATSPKDRAENLMIVDLVRNDLGHCAEVGSVEVPRIFAVETYATVHQLVSTVRATLRPGSSAVAVVRAAFPGGSMTGAPKIRTMQIIDGLEAGPRGVYSGALGYFSLSGTADFSIVIRTLVVDRDKVSFGVGGAVIALSDPAEEFEETAVKATALLRLLDTAFPGRANPGG, from the coding sequence ATGCGGACCCTGCTCATCGACAACTACGACTCGTTCACCTTCAACCTGTTCCAGTACCTGGCTCGGGTGAACGGGCGGGAGCCGGTCGTCATCACCAACGACGACCCGGCCTTCCGGCTGTCCGATCTGCGCCGGTTCGACAACGTGGTGATCTCGCCCGGTCCCGGGCGCCCGCAGAACCGGGCCGACTTCGGCCTGTGCCGCGCGGTGGTCGAGCACGGTGACCTGCCGCTGCTGGGCGTGTGCCTGGGCCACCAGGGGCTGTGCCTGGCGCACGGGGCCACCGTGGAGCTCGTGACTCCCCGGCACGGCGTGGTGGACCTCGTCCGGCACACCGGCGTCGACCTGTTCGCCGGGCTCCCGTCGCCGCTGCCCGTGGTCCGCTACCACTCCCTGGCCGTGACGGACCTGCCGCCGGAGCTGGAGCCGATCGCCTGGTCGGACTCCGAGGACGTCCTGATGGGCGTGCGGCACCGGTCCCGGCCGATGTGGGGCGTGCAGTTCCACCCCGAGTCCGTCTGCACCGCGCACGGCCACGACCTGCTGGCCAACTTCCGCGACCTCACCGGCGGCTCCTCGGCGGCCACACCGGAGCCCCTGTTCGTCCCTGAATCGGCCCCTGTGACGCACGAGGTGCTGGTGCGGCGGCTGGACGTCCACCCGTCCCCCGAAGCGGTCTTCCAGGCCCTCTACGGGGCCTCCCCGGACGCCTTCTGGCTGGACAGCAGCCTGGCGGGGGAGCGGGGCCGGTTCTCGGTCATGGGGGACGCGAGCGGTCCGCTGGCGCGCGTGGCCACCTACGACGTGTGGACCGGCCGGGTGCGCGTGGGCGACGCCGAGTTCACCGGGCCGTTCCTGTCCTGGCTGGAGGACGACCTGGCCGCGTGGCGGGTGGCGCAGCCGGACGTGCCGTTCGACTTCGCCCTGGGCTGGGTCGGGTACCTGGGGTACGAGCTGAAGGCCGAGTGCGGCGGCGAGGCCGCCCACCGTTCGGAGCAACCGGATGCGGCGTTCGTGTTCGCCGACCGGGCCGTCGTGTTCGACCACGCCGAGCGCCGCACGTACCTGCTGGCGCTGTCCGACGAGGACGGCTGGCTGGACCGCACGGCGGCGTTCCTGACCGGGTTCGTGGAGCCGCCCCGTGCCACACCCGTGCCGGCGCGCGCGGAATCCGTCCAGCTCAGGCACGGCCGGTCGCACTACCTGAAGCTCGTCGACGCCTGCCAGGAAGCGATCACCGCGGGCGAGACCTATGAGGTGTGCCTGACCAACACGGTGACGTGGCGGGGCGCGGTGGACCCGTGGGACGCCTACCGCTTCCTGCGCGCGGAAAGCCCCGCGCCGTTCGGTGCGTTGCTCCGTTTCGGTGCACTCTCGGTGCTCAGCACTTCACCCGAGCGGTTCATCCGGGTGGACCGAACCGGTGTCGTGGAATCCGAACCAATCAAGGGCACCCGCCCGCGCGGCGCGACGCCCGCGCAGGACGAAGCTTTGCGCACAGCCTTGGCCACCAGCCCGAAGGACCGCGCCGAGAACCTGATGATCGTGGACTTGGTGCGCAATGATCTGGGCCATTGCGCGGAAGTCGGCAGCGTCGAGGTGCCCCGGATCTTCGCGGTGGAGACCTACGCGACCGTGCACCAGCTCGTCAGCACCGTTCGGGCGACACTTCGGCCGGGCAGTTCGGCGGTCGCGGTGGTTAGGGCGGCGTTCCCCGGCGGGTCCATGACGGGTGCGCCCAAGATCCGGACAATGCAGATCATCGACGGGCTGGAAGCAGGTCCGAGGGGTGTCTACTCGGGTGCGCTCGGTTACTTCTCACTGTCCGGAACGGCCGACTTCAGCATCGTCATCAGGACGCTGGTGGTGGACCGGGACAAGGTGAGTTTCGGGGTCGGCGGCGCGGTCATCGCCCTGTCCGACCCGGCGGAGGAATTCGAGGAGACGGCGGTGAAGGCGACCGCGCTCCTGCGGCTGCTCGACACGGCCTTTCCCGGCCGCGCGAATCCCGGCGGCTAG
- a CDS encoding histone-like nucleoid-structuring protein Lsr2, producing the protein MAQQTVVQLIDDLDGSEAAETVTFALDGVEYSIDLSKDNAEKLRESLADFVAKARRAGGRKQRKGSGKSTVKAGDKAQAQAIRDWARAQGHQISDRGRIPQGLVVQFQEAHAS; encoded by the coding sequence GTGGCACAGCAGACCGTCGTCCAACTCATCGACGACCTCGACGGCAGCGAAGCCGCCGAGACCGTGACCTTCGCGCTGGACGGTGTGGAGTACTCCATCGACCTGTCCAAGGACAATGCGGAGAAGCTGCGCGAGTCCCTGGCCGACTTCGTCGCCAAGGCGCGCCGGGCGGGTGGCCGCAAGCAGCGCAAGGGCAGCGGCAAGAGCACGGTAAAGGCTGGTGACAAGGCCCAGGCCCAGGCCATTCGGGACTGGGCGCGCGCGCAGGGCCACCAGATCTCCGACCGCGGTCGGATTCCCCAGGGCCTGGTGGTGCAGTTCCAGGAAGCCCACGCGTCCTGA
- a CDS encoding metal-sensitive transcriptional regulator, whose product MHGYTAEKDAFLKRLRRIEGQVRGLQRMVENDEYCIDVLTQISAATKALQAVSLGLLDEHLKHCVAEAVAEGGEVAEEKLAEATAAITRLVRS is encoded by the coding sequence ATGCACGGTTACACAGCGGAGAAGGACGCGTTCCTCAAGCGCCTGCGCCGCATCGAGGGCCAGGTCCGCGGTCTCCAGCGGATGGTCGAGAACGACGAGTACTGCATCGACGTGCTGACCCAGATCTCGGCGGCCACCAAGGCCCTCCAGGCGGTCTCCCTGGGCCTGCTCGACGAGCACCTGAAGCACTGCGTCGCCGAAGCGGTGGCCGAGGGCGGCGAGGTCGCCGAGGAGAAGCTCGCCGAAGCCACGGCAGCCATCACCCGCCTGGTCCGCTCCTGA
- a CDS encoding FAD-binding oxidoreductase, which yields MRDVVKGRVLVPGDDGFDEAARPWAVGVRQQVAAVVEAEDADDVAAVVRYARDNGLTVTAQPSGHGAPGDLDGTVLLRTARLDHVAVDPGERVARVGAGVRWGRVLAEAGRHRLAAPAGSSAAVTVTGFVAGGGISWFGRAHGWAADSVRAFEVVDADGERVRVTAESDAELFWALRGGGGDYAIITSVDLDLFEAPSVYGGRITWPAARTGEVFEAFRSLTAAAPPELSLWVNRMAAPPPAPPVVTLDVTFLGEAADAKALLAPLEDVGGSLSDSRGPVDVADLGTIAAEPVDPSPVLARVELLTELPTGALVDAELAPLLNLQVRHLGGALAQARPGGGAGGALTEPYLLYLLGLRLPHTAEATRERQAALVAELGEVISGRKPYTFLAPGESASQAFDDATLARLRRVKRDRDPRRVFRANFPVSE from the coding sequence ATGCGAGATGTGGTGAAGGGCCGTGTGCTCGTGCCCGGCGACGACGGTTTCGACGAAGCCGCCCGCCCGTGGGCGGTGGGCGTGCGTCAGCAGGTCGCCGCCGTCGTCGAGGCCGAGGACGCCGACGACGTGGCCGCGGTGGTCCGGTACGCGCGCGACAACGGGCTGACCGTCACCGCCCAGCCGTCCGGACACGGCGCTCCCGGCGACCTCGACGGCACGGTCCTGCTGCGCACCGCCCGCCTGGACCACGTCGCGGTCGACCCCGGCGAGCGCGTCGCGCGGGTGGGCGCCGGGGTGCGGTGGGGCCGGGTGCTGGCCGAGGCCGGCCGACACCGCCTGGCCGCGCCCGCCGGCAGCAGCGCGGCGGTGACCGTGACGGGGTTCGTCGCCGGCGGCGGGATCTCCTGGTTCGGCCGCGCGCACGGCTGGGCCGCCGACTCGGTGCGCGCCTTCGAGGTCGTCGACGCGGACGGCGAGCGGGTCCGGGTCACCGCGGAGTCCGACGCCGAGCTGTTCTGGGCGCTGCGCGGCGGAGGCGGCGACTACGCGATCATCACGTCCGTCGACCTCGACCTGTTCGAGGCGCCGAGCGTCTACGGCGGACGGATCACGTGGCCCGCCGCGCGCACCGGCGAGGTGTTCGAGGCGTTCCGGTCCTTGACCGCCGCGGCACCGCCCGAGCTGTCGCTGTGGGTCAACCGGATGGCCGCGCCGCCGCCCGCCCCGCCGGTGGTCACCTTGGACGTGACCTTCCTGGGCGAGGCGGCCGACGCCAAGGCGTTGCTGGCTCCGCTGGAGGACGTCGGCGGCAGCCTGTCCGACAGCCGGGGGCCGGTGGACGTGGCCGACCTCGGCACGATCGCCGCCGAACCGGTCGACCCCAGCCCGGTGCTCGCGCGCGTCGAACTGCTCACCGAGCTGCCGACCGGCGCGCTGGTGGACGCCGAACTCGCGCCGCTGCTGAACCTCCAGGTGCGGCACTTGGGCGGGGCGCTGGCCCAAGCACGTCCCGGCGGTGGCGCCGGTGGCGCGCTGACCGAGCCGTACCTGCTGTACCTGCTCGGGCTGCGGCTGCCGCACACCGCCGAGGCGACGCGGGAAAGGCAGGCGGCGCTGGTCGCCGAGCTGGGCGAGGTGATCAGCGGGCGCAAGCCCTACACCTTCCTGGCACCGGGGGAGAGCGCCTCCCAGGCGTTCGACGACGCGACACTGGCCCGGCTCCGGCGGGTCAAACGCGACCGCGATCCTCGCCGGGTCTTCCGCGCCAACTTCCCCGTGTCGGAGTGA
- a CDS encoding SDR family oxidoreductase translates to MTTVALITGATRGIGHACARLLAEHGVTAVIGARDPAAGRAAAEPHGLPHVRLDVTDPAGVRAAVEWVEREFGRLDVLVNNAGITFGDSPPSTTAVQEVRQVYETNVFGVVEVTNAVLPLLRRSPAGRVVNVSSERGSIGRALDRTHPLWPMVNLAYSSSKAALNMITVSYAKELWDTPIKVNAVDPGWVKTDINHGAGMKTAEEGAAPIVRMALLGPDGPTGTFVQDEGPLPW, encoded by the coding sequence ATGACCACCGTCGCGCTGATCACCGGCGCCACGAGGGGCATCGGCCACGCCTGCGCCAGGTTGCTCGCCGAACACGGCGTCACCGCCGTCATCGGCGCCCGCGACCCCGCCGCCGGCCGAGCCGCCGCCGAACCGCACGGGCTGCCGCACGTCCGGCTCGACGTCACCGACCCCGCCGGTGTGCGGGCGGCGGTGGAGTGGGTGGAGCGCGAGTTCGGCCGGCTCGACGTCCTGGTCAACAACGCCGGGATCACCTTCGGCGACAGCCCGCCCAGCACCACGGCGGTCCAGGAGGTCAGGCAGGTCTACGAGACCAACGTGTTCGGAGTCGTCGAGGTGACCAACGCGGTGCTGCCGCTGCTGCGCCGCTCGCCGGCCGGGCGGGTGGTGAACGTCTCCAGCGAACGCGGCTCGATCGGCCGCGCGCTGGACCGGACCCACCCGCTGTGGCCGATGGTCAACCTGGCCTACAGCTCGTCCAAGGCCGCCCTGAACATGATCACCGTGTCCTACGCGAAGGAGCTGTGGGACACCCCGATCAAGGTCAACGCGGTCGATCCGGGCTGGGTCAAGACCGACATCAACCACGGCGCCGGGATGAAGACCGCCGAGGAGGGCGCGGCGCCGATCGTGCGCATGGCGCTGCTGGGTCCCGATGGCCCGACCGGCACTTTCGTCCAGGACGAGGGTCCCCTCCCCTGGTGA
- a CDS encoding carboxymuconolactone decarboxylase family protein, producing the protein MQARMKNPAFVLPDGMKGIGAIFKAVNQGGLAHELQEIVGLRASQINGCSACVHAHAQNLAKAGESAERIAAVAAWREAPFFTDAERAALELTEAVTRLADRSGEAVDDELWDRVADHYDEKQIAALLLLIGVTNMFNRLNAPIKEPAGTSWT; encoded by the coding sequence GTGCAAGCACGCATGAAGAACCCGGCTTTCGTCCTGCCCGACGGCATGAAGGGCATCGGAGCCATTTTCAAGGCCGTCAACCAGGGCGGCCTCGCGCACGAGCTGCAGGAGATCGTCGGGCTGCGCGCCAGCCAGATCAACGGGTGCAGCGCCTGCGTGCACGCCCACGCCCAGAACCTGGCCAAGGCCGGGGAGAGCGCCGAGCGGATCGCGGCCGTGGCCGCCTGGCGGGAGGCGCCGTTCTTCACCGACGCCGAACGGGCCGCGCTGGAGCTGACCGAGGCCGTCACGCGGCTGGCCGACCGCTCCGGCGAGGCCGTGGACGACGAGCTGTGGGACCGGGTCGCCGACCACTACGACGAGAAGCAGATCGCCGCGCTGCTGCTGCTGATCGGCGTGACGAACATGTTCAACCGGCTCAACGCCCCGATCAAGGAACCGGCCGGCACCTCCTGGACCTGA
- a CDS encoding LysR family transcriptional regulator — protein sequence MELRDIEIFLTLAEELHFGRAAARLHVSQARISQAVKTQERRLGGELFDRSNRRQVRLTPLGRQLRDDLRPVYEGLRDSLERARLAARGITAVLRVGLLPINTLDLRPYWDTFHARHPAWKLHLGHPSFTDLFGSLRRGEIDVLVGWLPVEEPDLTVGPTLFTDQRVLAVAAHHELAGRTAVTVDVLADFPHTDFESRPDYWADSFVPSDLCHEQRLLVRNSEEVLTLAGMGEAVVLFPEHMAHYAVRPDIAYLPVRNAKPLTYALIWRTESENDIIRALAAVVQDLGPHLAGR from the coding sequence GTGGAGCTTCGCGACATCGAGATCTTCCTGACCCTGGCGGAGGAACTGCACTTCGGCAGGGCCGCCGCGCGGCTGCACGTCTCCCAGGCCCGGATCAGCCAGGCGGTCAAGACGCAGGAACGCAGGCTGGGTGGCGAGCTGTTCGACCGTTCCAACCGCCGGCAGGTCCGCCTGACCCCGCTGGGCAGGCAGCTCCGCGACGACCTGCGCCCGGTCTACGAAGGACTGCGCGACAGCCTCGAACGCGCCCGCCTGGCCGCCCGGGGCATCACCGCCGTACTGCGCGTCGGGCTGCTGCCGATCAACACGCTCGACCTGCGTCCGTACTGGGACACCTTCCACGCCCGCCACCCGGCCTGGAAGCTGCACCTGGGGCATCCGTCCTTCACCGACCTGTTCGGGTCGCTGCGGCGCGGCGAGATCGACGTCCTGGTCGGCTGGCTGCCCGTCGAGGAACCCGACCTCACCGTCGGCCCGACCCTGTTCACCGACCAGCGGGTGCTCGCCGTCGCCGCCCACCACGAACTGGCCGGCCGCACCGCCGTCACCGTGGACGTGCTGGCGGACTTCCCGCACACCGACTTCGAGTCCAGACCGGACTACTGGGCGGACAGCTTCGTCCCGTCCGACCTCTGCCACGAGCAGCGCCTGCTGGTGCGCAACAGCGAGGAGGTCCTCACGCTGGCCGGCATGGGCGAGGCAGTCGTCCTTTTCCCCGAGCACATGGCGCACTACGCGGTGCGCCCGGACATCGCATACCTCCCGGTCCGCAACGCCAAGCCCCTGACTTACGCCCTGATCTGGCGCACCGAATCGGAGAACGACATCATCCGCGCCCTGGCCGCGGTGGTCCAGGACCTCGGCCCCCACCTGGCCGGCCGCTGA
- a CDS encoding glyoxalase superfamily protein, with protein sequence MTSSTDHAKKLARLLRADLAAAGIEITHGLALELVAHQLGTKDWNVLAALARRTGSPAAPEISPGVPVLRVMSVAQALPFYLDYLGFTLDWEHRFEPGLPLYVQVSRSSAVLHLSEHHGDGSPHGVVWIPVRDVTALHEELRARPNAPLRPGIDVDAPGGPTLEVIDPYGNVLRFAQPPSAE encoded by the coding sequence ATGACGTCCTCCACCGACCACGCCAAGAAGCTGGCCAGACTCCTGCGCGCGGACCTCGCCGCCGCCGGGATCGAGATCACGCACGGCCTCGCGCTCGAACTGGTCGCCCACCAGCTCGGGACCAAGGACTGGAACGTGCTCGCCGCCCTCGCGCGCCGAACGGGCAGCCCGGCCGCGCCGGAGATCAGCCCCGGTGTACCGGTCCTGCGGGTCATGTCGGTCGCGCAGGCACTGCCGTTCTACCTCGACTACCTCGGCTTCACCCTGGACTGGGAGCACCGGTTCGAGCCGGGGCTCCCGCTGTACGTGCAAGTCTCGCGCTCCTCGGCCGTCCTGCACCTCTCCGAGCACCACGGCGACGGCAGCCCCCATGGCGTCGTCTGGATCCCGGTACGGGACGTGACCGCGCTGCACGAGGAGTTGCGCGCCCGACCGAACGCCCCACTCCGGCCGGGGATCGACGTCGACGCGCCCGGAGGGCCGACGCTGGAGGTCATCGACCCGTACGGCAACGTGCTGAGGTTCGCGCAGCCACCGTCCGCCGAGTAG
- a CDS encoding PRC-barrel domain containing protein, with translation MQPFPFVPFVWRDPSWLGERDAESEATDATDAGERPDTGLIGYEVEATDGGIGKVDEDNALVPTDCLMVDTGPWIFGRKVVLPVGTVQRVDHDERKVYVDRTKEQIKNAPEYDPEADPDDYRRRTGDYYTESYRLLPPML, from the coding sequence ATGCAGCCGTTTCCGTTCGTGCCCTTTGTGTGGCGGGACCCGTCCTGGCTGGGTGAGCGGGACGCCGAGAGCGAAGCGACCGACGCCACCGACGCCGGTGAGCGGCCCGACACCGGGCTCATCGGGTACGAGGTGGAGGCCACCGACGGTGGGATCGGCAAGGTGGACGAGGACAACGCCCTGGTGCCCACCGACTGCCTGATGGTCGACACCGGTCCGTGGATCTTCGGGCGCAAGGTCGTCCTGCCGGTGGGCACGGTGCAGCGGGTGGACCACGACGAGCGCAAGGTCTACGTCGACCGCACCAAGGAACAGATCAAGAACGCACCGGAGTACGACCCGGAGGCCGACCCCGACGACTACCGCCGCCGCACCGGCGACTACTACACCGAGAGTTACCGGTTGTTGCCGCCGATGTTGTGA
- a CDS encoding PPOX class F420-dependent oxidoreductase, translating to MTSFDPHALLSESRLGVLATLKSDGRPQLSPVTPFYDREAGKILISTREGLAKTTNLRRDPRAALEVTSADGWSWATAEGTATLTGPSTDPNGPEVEALVAYYRAAAGEHPDWDEYRSVMVSDRRVLITLTVEHVYGANVR from the coding sequence ATGACCTCTTTCGACCCGCACGCCCTCCTGTCGGAAAGCCGCCTGGGCGTCCTGGCGACCCTGAAGTCCGACGGCCGCCCGCAACTGTCCCCGGTGACCCCGTTCTACGACCGCGAGGCAGGCAAGATCCTGATCTCCACCCGCGAGGGCCTGGCCAAGACCACCAACCTCCGCCGAGACCCGAGGGCCGCCCTGGAAGTCACCAGCGCCGACGGCTGGTCCTGGGCCACAGCAGAGGGCACCGCCACCCTGACCGGCCCGTCCACCGACCCGAACGGCCCGGAGGTGGAAGCCTTGGTCGCCTACTACCGCGCGGCGGCAGGCGAACACCCGGACTGGGACGAGTACCGCTCGGTGATGGTCTCCGACCGCCGAGTCCTGATCACCTTGACGGTGGAACACGTCTACGGCGCCAACGTCCGCTGA
- a CDS encoding ATP-binding protein, with the protein MADGTATTRNDIEGNPHTAVQAGTISGDVHIHVPATANPAVPRQLPAPPRSFSGREPELAALAEAVDDGPQQGATVAISAIGGMGGIGKTSLALHWAHLNQSRFPDGQLYVNLRGFDPDGEPLDPAVAVRGFLDALGVAPSSIPADLDAQAALYRTLLADRRMLVVLDNAVDEHQVLPLLPGTGTSTVLVTSRNTLNGLAGAHGARLLSLDVLSADAATTMLEGYLGADRVAGEPDAVRALIELCGGLPLALSVVAARASMYRDFPLDEFVAELRDSGRRLDAFEGRFPQHDLRAVFDWSYRALPEAQARVFRMLGEVTAPDTTVAAVANLVAVSDVECRRLLRHLVEAHLVENHAPRRYRMHDLVRLWALEKSRQLDPDTERAAAQERFVDFHLHTAVAASVQVDGQRTRVPAAEPVTGCRPLDFADRTAALEWLDAEHACLLAAGKVAVDRRWHAKVWQLAYALDTFHWRRGHVHDHFALWQDALNAAEELGDSTLLGKAHRYLGFAASRRGLHDEAARHLTRALELAVRMGDVREEGRAHQDFAHAWEVRGDYGKALEHAMLAWPLFRDAGTPVWEARALNLAGSYQARLGNHARARELCSRSLELSRELRDLDGEAASLDCLADAHVRSGDHHTAVTLYREALRLRRQLGNAYGAADSTAGLGRSLAAIGAHVEAVDTLREAYSLYQTQSRFAEAAALRVLLDSLGIPSTR; encoded by the coding sequence ATGGCGGACGGCACCGCCACGACGCGCAACGACATCGAGGGCAACCCGCACACGGCTGTGCAGGCAGGCACCATCTCCGGCGACGTCCACATCCACGTGCCAGCCACCGCGAACCCCGCGGTGCCGCGGCAGCTCCCCGCGCCGCCCCGCTCGTTCTCCGGCCGCGAGCCGGAACTCGCCGCGCTCGCCGAGGCCGTGGACGACGGTCCGCAGCAGGGCGCGACCGTCGCGATCTCCGCGATCGGCGGCATGGGCGGGATCGGCAAGACGTCGCTCGCCCTGCACTGGGCTCACCTCAACCAGTCCCGCTTCCCCGACGGCCAGCTCTACGTGAACCTGCGCGGGTTCGACCCGGACGGCGAGCCGTTGGACCCCGCGGTCGCCGTCCGTGGGTTCCTCGACGCGCTCGGCGTCGCGCCCTCCTCCATCCCCGCCGACCTCGACGCGCAGGCGGCGCTGTACCGGACGCTGCTGGCCGACCGCCGCATGCTGGTCGTCCTCGACAACGCCGTGGACGAGCACCAGGTGCTGCCGCTGCTGCCCGGAACCGGCACGTCCACCGTGCTGGTGACCAGCCGCAACACCCTGAACGGCCTGGCCGGCGCACACGGGGCCCGCTTGCTGTCGCTGGACGTGCTCAGCGCCGACGCCGCGACCACGATGCTCGAGGGCTACCTCGGCGCCGACCGGGTGGCCGGCGAACCGGACGCGGTCCGAGCCCTGATCGAGCTGTGCGGCGGCTTGCCGCTGGCGCTGAGCGTCGTCGCCGCCCGCGCGAGCATGTACCGGGACTTCCCGCTGGACGAGTTCGTCGCCGAACTGCGCGACAGCGGGCGGCGGCTGGACGCGTTCGAGGGCCGGTTCCCGCAGCACGACCTGCGCGCGGTGTTCGACTGGTCGTACCGCGCGCTGCCCGAGGCGCAGGCACGGGTGTTCCGGATGCTCGGCGAGGTGACGGCCCCGGACACGACCGTCGCGGCCGTGGCGAACCTGGTCGCGGTGTCCGACGTGGAGTGCCGCCGGCTGCTGCGACACCTGGTCGAGGCGCACCTGGTGGAGAACCACGCCCCACGCCGGTACCGGATGCACGACCTGGTCCGATTATGGGCGCTGGAGAAATCCCGGCAGCTCGACCCCGACACCGAGCGAGCCGCCGCGCAGGAGCGGTTCGTGGACTTCCACCTGCACACCGCGGTCGCCGCGTCCGTCCAGGTAGACGGTCAGCGGACGAGGGTCCCGGCCGCGGAGCCGGTCACCGGCTGCCGCCCCTTGGACTTCGCCGACCGCACCGCGGCCCTCGAGTGGCTCGACGCCGAGCACGCCTGCCTGCTGGCCGCCGGGAAGGTCGCCGTCGACCGCCGTTGGCACGCCAAGGTGTGGCAACTGGCGTACGCACTCGACACGTTCCACTGGCGGCGCGGGCACGTCCACGACCACTTCGCGTTGTGGCAGGACGCCTTGAACGCCGCCGAGGAGTTGGGTGACAGCACCCTTCTCGGCAAAGCACACCGGTACCTCGGCTTCGCCGCTTCCCGCAGAGGACTGCACGACGAGGCGGCGCGGCACCTGACACGAGCGCTCGAACTGGCGGTGCGGATGGGTGACGTGCGCGAGGAGGGCCGGGCGCACCAGGACTTCGCGCACGCGTGGGAGGTCCGGGGCGACTACGGCAAGGCACTGGAACACGCGATGCTCGCGTGGCCGTTGTTCCGCGACGCGGGCACGCCGGTGTGGGAAGCGAGGGCGCTCAACCTCGCAGGGAGCTACCAGGCCCGCCTCGGGAACCACGCGAGGGCGCGCGAACTGTGTTCCCGGTCGCTCGAGTTGTCCAGGGAGCTGAGGGACCTGGACGGTGAGGCGGCGTCGCTGGACTGCCTCGCCGACGCCCACGTCCGCTCCGGCGACCACCACACGGCCGTCACGCTGTACCGGGAGGCGCTCCGGCTGCGCCGGCAACTGGGCAACGCCTACGGCGCGGCGGACAGCACAGCCGGCCTTGGCCGTTCACTGGCCGCCATCGGGGCGCACGTGGAAGCCGTCGACACGCTGCGTGAGGCCTACTCGCTCTACCAGACGCAGAGCCGCTTCGCGGAAGCGGCAGCCCTGCGCGTGCTGCTCGACTCGCTCGGCATCCCCTCCACGCGCTGA